In Tautonia marina, the following are encoded in one genomic region:
- the modA gene encoding molybdate ABC transporter substrate-binding protein yields MRCRSDAGHRGRWGRISSLWGLVLGAVALIAALIGLLWMGGPGEEPAADRITMFCAAGLREPVERVARAYTDETGVEVDLQYGGSNTLLNQIEINKFDSADLYLAGDDFYTQEAVDRGLAAEVLPIAEMRLVVVVREGNPKGVESFDDLLRDDLTVSMPSPDQAAVGRAVRQVLEGQADGEGTRWDRLEEQVTRSGVFKPTVNDVANDVKVGAADVGIVWDFTAKASGYRDDLDPISLPELDGPPNLVSVAVLHASRQPTAALKFARYLTARDRGLPVFKEAGLQPVEGDVWADRPQITFFCGAVNRKAVETIVQEFAAREGVEVNTIYDGCGILTGRMKTIDDQRTDLGFPDIYMACDEYYLENVKEWFQDAASVSSTEIVIVVPKGNTKVSTLDNLLEPGVRVAVGQPDQCTIGALTRRLLAREGLYDRLKEKQGQPGEVVVEKSSSALLVPDVVTGHVDAAIAYHCDTLASQDAIDVVRIDSTLNQAIQPLSIARNSDHKALSRRLYNRVTSSPEAFTAAGFEFLLNRPSPIATTPEAEDAARVD; encoded by the coding sequence GTGAGATGCCGTTCTGATGCTGGTCATCGCGGTCGATGGGGTCGAATCAGCAGTCTCTGGGGGTTGGTACTGGGAGCCGTGGCCCTGATTGCCGCCCTGATCGGCCTTCTCTGGATGGGTGGGCCGGGCGAGGAACCCGCCGCCGATCGCATCACCATGTTCTGCGCCGCCGGACTCCGAGAGCCCGTCGAACGCGTTGCCCGAGCCTATACCGACGAAACCGGGGTCGAGGTGGACTTGCAGTACGGCGGCTCGAATACCTTGCTCAATCAGATCGAGATCAACAAATTCGACTCCGCCGACCTCTATCTCGCGGGTGATGATTTCTACACGCAAGAGGCGGTCGATCGTGGTCTGGCGGCCGAGGTGCTGCCGATCGCCGAGATGCGTCTCGTGGTCGTCGTGCGTGAAGGAAACCCCAAGGGGGTCGAGTCGTTCGACGACCTCCTCCGGGACGATCTGACCGTTTCGATGCCCAGCCCCGATCAGGCCGCGGTTGGTCGAGCAGTACGTCAGGTCCTCGAAGGACAGGCCGACGGCGAAGGGACGCGGTGGGATCGTCTGGAGGAGCAGGTCACACGCTCTGGCGTCTTCAAGCCGACAGTAAACGACGTGGCCAACGACGTGAAAGTGGGCGCGGCCGATGTGGGGATCGTCTGGGACTTCACCGCAAAGGCCTCCGGCTATCGCGACGATTTGGACCCGATTTCCCTGCCCGAGCTGGATGGGCCGCCCAACCTCGTCAGTGTGGCCGTTTTGCACGCCTCTCGACAGCCAACCGCTGCCCTGAAGTTCGCTCGGTATCTGACGGCCCGCGATCGCGGCTTGCCGGTGTTCAAGGAGGCCGGTTTGCAACCCGTTGAGGGAGACGTCTGGGCCGATCGGCCGCAAATTACCTTTTTCTGCGGCGCCGTGAATCGCAAGGCCGTTGAGACGATCGTTCAGGAGTTTGCCGCCCGGGAAGGGGTCGAGGTGAACACGATCTACGACGGTTGTGGCATTCTCACCGGCCGCATGAAGACGATCGACGATCAGCGGACTGATCTTGGCTTTCCTGATATTTACATGGCGTGCGATGAGTACTATCTGGAAAACGTCAAGGAATGGTTTCAGGATGCCGCTTCGGTGTCGTCGACTGAGATCGTGATCGTCGTTCCGAAAGGAAACACGAAGGTCTCCACGCTTGACAACCTGCTTGAGCCTGGGGTTCGCGTTGCCGTCGGCCAGCCCGACCAGTGTACCATCGGCGCCTTGACTCGCCGCCTGCTCGCCAGGGAAGGACTCTACGATCGGCTCAAGGAGAAGCAAGGGCAGCCGGGCGAGGTCGTCGTCGAGAAGTCGTCGTCCGCCTTGCTTGTTCCCGATGTGGTGACCGGCCACGTCGATGCCGCCATTGCCTATCATTGCGACACCCTGGCAAGCCAGGATGCCATCGACGTGGTTCGGATCGATTCCACGTTGAACCAGGCGATTCAACCCCTGAGCATTGCTCGGAACAGCGATCACAAGGCCCTCTCCCGGCGCCTCTACAATCGGGTGACGTCCAGCCCCGAAGCCTTCACGGCGGCCGGGTTCGAGTTCCTGCTGAATCGCCCCTCACCGATCGCCACCACCCCTGAAGCCGAGGACGCTGCTCGTGTCGATTGA
- a CDS encoding ABC transporter ATP-binding protein, with amino-acid sequence MLLSMTDVSKSFRGPQGTVRAVQEVSLAIEPGQFLAVRGPSGCGKSTLLLMAGGLLRPDRGSVLVNGEDPYALSPDARAVFRARHLGFVFQQFHLVPYLSVLDNVLAPTLANATEGARGRAEELIERFGLASRRDHLPVELSSGERQRTALARALLNRPSLILADEPTGNLDRENADIVLSVLVDFAKQGGGVLLVTHDPLAAEHADLEIRMQDGSRVSESAIA; translated from the coding sequence ATGTTGCTTTCCATGACCGATGTCAGCAAGTCGTTTCGAGGGCCGCAGGGGACCGTCCGGGCCGTCCAGGAGGTCTCGCTCGCGATCGAGCCCGGCCAGTTCCTCGCCGTTCGCGGCCCAAGCGGCTGCGGCAAATCGACCTTGTTGTTGATGGCCGGCGGCTTGCTGCGCCCGGATCGTGGCTCGGTTCTGGTGAACGGAGAGGATCCGTACGCCCTTTCGCCTGACGCGAGGGCCGTGTTCCGGGCGCGTCATCTCGGGTTCGTCTTCCAGCAGTTTCACCTGGTGCCGTATCTGAGCGTCCTCGACAATGTGCTCGCCCCGACGCTTGCCAACGCCACCGAGGGGGCTCGTGGTCGGGCCGAGGAGTTGATCGAGCGCTTCGGCCTTGCTTCTCGTCGCGATCACCTGCCCGTCGAGCTGAGTAGCGGAGAACGCCAGCGCACCGCTCTGGCTCGTGCGTTGCTGAATCGCCCAAGCCTGATTCTGGCCGACGAGCCGACCGGCAACCTCGACCGAGAGAACGCCGACATCGTGCTCAGTGTGCTGGTCGATTTCGCCAAGCAAGGCGGCGGGGTCTTGCTGGTCACTCACGACCCGCTGGCGGCGGAACACGCGGATCTCGAGATCCGAATGCAAGATGGCTCCCGAGTCTCCGAGTCGGCGATCGCCTGA
- a CDS encoding ABC transporter permease has translation MTLHHLVLREIGHRKLNFVLSMVSVAVAVACVVGSETLLRLDRVVTADILGRKQAEIEQRVADRRAEVEQAGAALQDEIRKSMLGLGFNVLILPEGQDLTELHLDGTLSETMPENYVDRLANSDIVTVNHLLPSVTQRIHWDEHDLDVILTGTRGEVPIMHRGLKKPLLDAVEPGKMVVGSEIHQRLGLSEGDRVTLMGKEFTISTLHPPRGSSDDVTIWIDLGQAQELLGLENLIHAILALECDCAGDRLAMIRAEISAILPGTKVIERYSQALARAEARTQAKETAEQALEQELRAGDDALQHEAAGRAEIERRREQFAGVLVPFAVLAAAVWVGLLAFGNARQRSGEIGILRAIGLRSRQILTAFLTKAVLVGLGGAILGALLGLVIGLWVGQGTSTTVGLRELNGTGSFAVVLVFSLLFAPLLSVVASWLPAILVSRRDPATVLHAD, from the coding sequence ATGACCCTTCATCATCTGGTGCTTCGTGAGATCGGCCATCGGAAGCTCAATTTCGTGCTGTCGATGGTTTCGGTGGCGGTCGCCGTGGCGTGCGTGGTTGGTTCCGAAACCCTGCTGAGACTCGATCGCGTGGTCACAGCCGACATCCTCGGCCGCAAGCAGGCCGAGATCGAGCAGCGGGTGGCCGATCGCCGGGCCGAGGTCGAACAGGCCGGCGCGGCCTTGCAGGACGAGATCCGCAAGTCGATGCTCGGGCTCGGCTTCAACGTCCTGATTCTTCCCGAAGGTCAGGACCTGACCGAACTCCACCTCGACGGCACCCTGTCCGAGACGATGCCCGAGAACTACGTCGATCGCCTGGCCAATTCCGATATCGTGACCGTCAACCATCTCTTGCCGAGCGTCACGCAGCGGATTCACTGGGACGAACACGACCTCGACGTGATTCTCACCGGCACACGAGGCGAGGTGCCGATCATGCATCGAGGGCTCAAGAAACCACTCCTTGATGCCGTCGAGCCCGGCAAGATGGTGGTCGGTTCCGAGATTCACCAGCGTCTCGGCCTTTCGGAAGGGGACCGCGTCACCTTGATGGGCAAGGAGTTCACCATCTCGACCTTGCACCCTCCGCGCGGATCGAGTGACGACGTGACAATCTGGATCGATCTGGGCCAGGCCCAGGAGCTGCTTGGGCTGGAGAATCTGATTCACGCAATCCTGGCGCTCGAATGTGATTGCGCAGGGGATCGTCTGGCCATGATTCGGGCGGAGATCAGCGCGATCTTGCCCGGCACGAAGGTGATCGAACGGTACTCACAGGCCCTGGCTCGGGCCGAGGCTCGCACCCAGGCCAAGGAGACCGCCGAGCAGGCGCTCGAACAGGAATTACGCGCCGGAGACGACGCCTTGCAACACGAGGCCGCTGGCCGGGCCGAGATCGAGCGCAGGAGGGAACAATTTGCGGGCGTACTCGTCCCTTTTGCTGTGCTGGCCGCGGCGGTCTGGGTCGGGTTGCTTGCGTTCGGCAATGCCCGCCAGCGTAGCGGCGAGATCGGCATTCTCCGGGCCATCGGCCTGCGGTCGCGTCAAATTCTCACGGCATTTCTGACCAAGGCGGTGTTGGTTGGGCTGGGAGGGGCGATCCTCGGGGCCTTGCTCGGTCTGGTGATCGGGCTTTGGGTCGGGCAAGGGACCTCGACGACGGTCGGCCTTCGAGAGCTGAACGGAACGGGCTCGTTTGCCGTGGTGCTGGTGTTCTCGTTGCTGTTCGCCCCCTTGCTGTCGGTCGTCGCCAGCTGGCTCCCGGCGATTCTCGTCAGCCGTCGAGACCCGGCCACCGTGCTTCACGCTGATTGA
- a CDS encoding outer membrane protein assembly factor BamB family protein, with protein sequence MPRLIHHHGRWLVASLLFIVGVPSVCLANDWPMWRHDAGRSATTTAGLPDDLTLSWSRELGPPAPAWPPEQDYHGKLEFDRTYQPIVLGQRIIVPSMASDSVTAYDTRTGQELWRFYADGPVRFAPVGHNGRVSFVSDDGHLYCVSADDGSLIWKVRGGPDQRAILGNERLISSWPARGAPVLSDDGLIYFGAGIWPFMGIFLHAVDAASGEIVWTNSGTGAIYNLHQHGGADAFGGIAPQGYMAISGDHLVVGGGLTVPALFNRKTGEFLAFEQSHAAVGKGTGGFDLAALGDYYFNAGLLFHTEDGMPRLSIGTGLPLLGDNEITIVTQGELIRFSTDMTTVEVQTTDRRGKPVTQQKHSLAELGRAKLPVAVDRLLLQAESRIVVLTQDGTIALLDWTDTANPLSLVSEHTISGTVDHVLAADNRLFVVTEEGWLHSLSADTQDAKPQQHRLASTPAPEQDSPAARRAGTLLDQTGKRDGIALVWGIDDGMLVEALIAQSNLRIIAVDADPARVSSLRRRLDDARVYGHRAHVLNAPPHEFPFPPYLAELVVSERLDGSIWSPEANPDQSIAFLQRLFHTLRPYGGVAALPLAPETHSRLAEHVSTAELANASVESFGAFVTLTRVGPLPGAGQWTHQYGSSANTVDSGDKLVKAPLGMLWFGGPTNFDALPRHGQGPIPQVAGGRLIIEGVNSISARCVYTGRTLWRHEFPDIGFPYKANNHTFSGTVYINNQPGANFIGSNYVSLPDAIYVVYKNECHRLDPTNGETVATFRLPSSSDDDTPDGWGYIGVTGDYLVAGASPQIFDQNARLGEKNWNATSSQRVVVMNRHSGKVLWSRTATYGFRHNAIVPVGEMVFLIDRLSDGALDLLARRGRKSNDLPVLSAHNLATGEELWSSAESIFGTWLGYSEAHDILIQGGRTGGREHLPDEPSERIVAFRGTTGKILWDNPIRYTGPLVIRGNQIISSGRNDGAVDLLTGEIQTRFHPITGAELPWTHTRTYGCGTVLACENLLTFRSGAAGFFDLKNDGGTGNFGGFKAGCTPNLVPADGILNAPDYTRTCSCSYQNQTSLAMIHMPDVETWTYSTVPAPREDEDVQRIGINFNAPGDRLAESGTLWVDYPSIAGPSPDIPVKLVAGEMTDTFRNHSALLASTDGTSALAGQTLPWVAASGFQGNVSLELTLRTGDDLPESSYTVRLHFLEPDDVAPGRRVFDVALQGETRESGLDVVATAGGRLRPLVREYPNITVTDVLRLDLKGTDGSLPPVLSGIEILK encoded by the coding sequence ATGCCGAGGTTGATTCATCATCATGGAAGATGGCTCGTTGCCAGCCTTCTGTTCATCGTCGGAGTTCCAAGTGTTTGCCTGGCCAACGACTGGCCGATGTGGCGGCACGATGCCGGACGAAGCGCCACAACCACCGCCGGATTGCCCGACGACCTGACCTTGAGCTGGTCACGCGAACTGGGGCCACCGGCTCCCGCCTGGCCCCCCGAGCAAGACTATCACGGCAAACTCGAATTCGACCGCACCTATCAACCCATCGTTCTCGGTCAGCGCATCATTGTTCCCTCGATGGCGTCCGATTCGGTCACGGCCTACGACACCCGAACCGGCCAGGAGCTGTGGCGGTTCTATGCCGATGGCCCCGTCCGCTTCGCCCCGGTCGGCCACAACGGCAGGGTCTCGTTCGTGTCCGATGATGGGCACCTTTACTGCGTCTCGGCCGACGACGGCTCCCTCATCTGGAAGGTGCGCGGCGGTCCTGACCAGCGGGCGATCCTTGGGAACGAACGGCTCATTTCCTCCTGGCCGGCTCGGGGAGCCCCGGTCCTGTCCGACGACGGCCTGATCTACTTCGGCGCGGGCATCTGGCCCTTCATGGGCATCTTTCTGCACGCCGTCGATGCCGCCTCGGGCGAGATCGTCTGGACCAACAGCGGCACCGGCGCCATCTACAACCTGCACCAGCACGGCGGAGCCGACGCCTTTGGCGGCATCGCTCCACAGGGTTACATGGCCATCTCGGGCGATCATCTGGTCGTCGGTGGTGGTCTGACCGTCCCCGCCTTGTTCAACCGAAAAACAGGGGAATTCCTGGCGTTCGAGCAGTCGCATGCCGCGGTTGGCAAAGGGACTGGCGGGTTCGACCTGGCCGCCTTGGGCGACTATTACTTCAACGCCGGTTTGCTCTTTCATACCGAAGACGGCATGCCCCGGCTCTCGATCGGCACCGGACTCCCGCTTTTGGGAGACAACGAGATCACCATCGTCACTCAAGGCGAGCTGATTCGTTTCTCCACCGACATGACCACGGTCGAGGTCCAAACCACCGATCGCCGCGGCAAACCGGTCACGCAGCAAAAGCACTCCCTCGCCGAACTCGGTCGGGCAAAACTCCCGGTTGCGGTCGATCGCTTGCTCCTGCAGGCCGAATCTCGGATCGTCGTCCTCACCCAGGACGGCACCATCGCCCTCCTCGATTGGACCGACACCGCCAACCCCCTTTCCCTGGTCAGCGAACACACCATCTCCGGCACCGTTGACCATGTCCTCGCCGCCGACAATCGTCTGTTCGTCGTCACCGAGGAAGGCTGGTTGCACAGTTTGTCGGCCGACACGCAGGACGCGAAGCCCCAGCAGCACCGGCTCGCCTCAACCCCGGCACCCGAGCAGGATTCGCCCGCCGCTCGACGAGCTGGCACCCTCCTCGACCAGACCGGCAAGCGCGACGGCATCGCCCTGGTCTGGGGAATCGACGACGGCATGCTTGTTGAAGCCCTGATTGCTCAATCGAACCTTCGGATCATCGCCGTCGATGCCGACCCGGCCCGCGTTTCCTCGTTGCGCCGACGCCTCGACGACGCTCGCGTTTACGGTCATCGCGCTCACGTCCTCAATGCCCCGCCTCACGAATTCCCGTTTCCGCCTTACCTGGCCGAGCTGGTCGTCTCAGAGCGGCTCGACGGGTCCATCTGGAGCCCCGAGGCGAATCCGGATCAGTCCATCGCCTTCCTCCAGCGTCTCTTTCACACGCTCCGCCCCTACGGCGGCGTGGCCGCGCTTCCCCTCGCTCCCGAAACGCATTCCCGGCTCGCCGAGCACGTCTCGACCGCCGAACTGGCCAATGCGTCGGTCGAATCGTTCGGCGCATTCGTCACGCTCACTCGCGTGGGCCCCTTGCCGGGGGCCGGGCAGTGGACCCACCAGTACGGAAGTTCGGCCAACACGGTCGATTCCGGAGACAAACTCGTCAAGGCTCCGCTCGGGATGCTCTGGTTCGGCGGCCCGACAAACTTCGACGCCCTCCCGCGCCACGGCCAGGGACCGATCCCTCAGGTCGCCGGTGGTCGCCTCATCATCGAGGGAGTCAACTCGATCAGCGCCCGATGCGTCTACACCGGCCGCACTCTTTGGCGTCACGAGTTCCCCGACATCGGGTTCCCCTATAAGGCCAACAACCATACGTTCTCGGGAACCGTTTATATCAACAACCAACCCGGTGCGAACTTCATCGGCAGTAACTACGTCTCCTTGCCCGACGCCATCTATGTGGTCTACAAAAACGAGTGCCACCGACTCGATCCGACCAATGGCGAGACCGTCGCCACGTTCCGATTGCCCTCAAGCTCCGACGACGACACGCCCGACGGCTGGGGCTACATCGGTGTGACGGGAGATTACCTTGTCGCCGGAGCATCTCCTCAAATCTTCGATCAAAACGCCCGCCTGGGCGAGAAAAACTGGAACGCCACCAGCAGCCAGCGCGTGGTGGTGATGAACCGGCACTCGGGCAAGGTCCTCTGGTCCCGCACCGCGACCTACGGCTTCCGCCACAACGCCATCGTCCCGGTGGGTGAGATGGTGTTCCTCATTGATCGTCTCTCCGATGGCGCTCTGGATCTGCTCGCTCGCCGAGGCCGCAAAAGCAACGATCTGCCCGTGCTTTCCGCTCACAACCTGGCGACCGGCGAGGAACTTTGGAGCAGCGCCGAGAGCATTTTCGGCACCTGGCTCGGCTACTCCGAGGCCCACGACATCCTCATCCAGGGCGGACGCACCGGCGGCCGCGAACACCTGCCGGACGAACCCTCCGAACGAATCGTTGCCTTTCGCGGCACCACCGGCAAGATTCTCTGGGACAATCCGATCCGATACACCGGCCCCCTGGTCATCCGAGGGAATCAAATCATCTCCTCCGGTCGAAACGATGGCGCGGTCGATCTGCTCACCGGTGAAATCCAGACCCGCTTCCATCCCATCACTGGCGCGGAACTTCCCTGGACCCACACCCGAACCTACGGTTGCGGCACGGTTCTGGCTTGCGAAAATTTGCTGACCTTCCGATCCGGTGCGGCCGGGTTTTTCGACCTGAAGAACGACGGCGGCACCGGCAATTTCGGCGGGTTCAAGGCCGGTTGCACCCCGAACCTCGTTCCGGCCGACGGCATTCTCAACGCCCCCGACTACACCCGCACTTGCAGTTGCTCGTATCAAAACCAGACCTCGCTGGCGATGATTCACATGCCCGATGTCGAAACCTGGACCTACAGTACCGTCCCCGCTCCCAGGGAGGACGAGGACGTTCAACGCATCGGCATCAATTTCAATGCGCCCGGCGACCGCCTGGCCGAAAGTGGCACCCTCTGGGTCGACTATCCGAGCATCGCCGGCCCCTCGCCCGACATCCCGGTCAAACTCGTGGCTGGTGAGATGACCGACACCTTCCGCAATCACTCCGCCCTCCTGGCATCGACCGATGGAACCAGTGCGCTCGCCGGTCAAACCCTGCCGTGGGTCGCGGCCTCGGGCTTCCAGGGCAATGTTTCCCTCGAACTGACCCTACGGACGGGTGATGACCTGCCCGAATCGTCGTATACCGTTCGCCTCCACTTCCTCGAACCCGACGATGTTGCCCCCGGCCGTCGCGTGTTCGACGTGGCCCTGCAGGGCGAGACCAGGGAATCCGGCCTCGATGTCGTTGCAACCGCCGGAGGCCGACTCCGCCCCCTCGTTCGTGAGTACCCGAACATCACCGTTACCGACGTCCTTCGTCTCGACCTCAAAGGGACCGATGGCAGCCTGCCCCCGGTCCTCTCCGGCATCGAGATTCTCAAGTAA
- a CDS encoding GDSL-type esterase/lipase family protein, with amino-acid sequence MTQFRWITAVPFIVLLGTVSTAEPPASTPPKASRIVALGDSITKGVREGVAPDETFIALVESALNADGVSAEGINLGIGGERTDQALARLDDLIALQPRIVTVMYGANDSYVDKGATASRLSLDDFTRNLRTIVERLLLQGIEPILMTEPRWADDASPDGLGRNPNLQLEPYIQACRQVADATGVALVDHYAHWTEARANGQNLRDWTTDGLHPNPRGHQELANLMMPALERLLESPPIIPFETQLQTVLEHDDGQFLWYHPRATILPPSDDHQRPNVLITLQQHLHTSDHYSGLSMLTSTDLGQTWAGPEPVKELDWIREPEGVDVAVADVTPMLHPPSGKVIAVGAQVRYSATGEQLEDQPRAHQTAFAVFDPETGEWTHWQRLEMPDDPFFNFARSACAQFVIEDDGTVLLPFYIGRSAGEPFSVIVVRCAFDGESLSYREHGNILALDQARGLYEPSLIRCADRYYLTIRNDLKGYASVSSDGLNYRPAKAWTFDDGTDLGSYNTQQHWLTHQGGLFLVYTRRGADNDHIMRHRAPLFLAQVDPDLLQVIRRTERVIIPERGGELGNFGANAISDRESWVTVSEGVWNEDARRRGATGALFIGRVLWGDPAADSPTP; translated from the coding sequence ATGACGCAATTCCGATGGATCACCGCTGTTCCGTTCATCGTTCTCCTGGGGACGGTTTCCACTGCCGAGCCTCCGGCGTCAACTCCCCCCAAGGCGAGCCGGATCGTCGCCCTCGGTGATTCCATCACCAAAGGGGTCCGAGAGGGAGTCGCGCCCGACGAGACCTTCATCGCCCTCGTCGAATCGGCCCTCAACGCCGACGGCGTTTCGGCCGAGGGGATCAACCTCGGCATCGGTGGCGAACGAACCGACCAGGCCCTCGCTCGGCTCGACGACCTGATCGCATTGCAGCCTCGAATCGTCACCGTGATGTACGGCGCCAACGACAGTTATGTTGACAAGGGAGCGACCGCCAGCCGTCTCTCACTTGATGACTTCACCCGCAATCTCCGAACGATCGTCGAGCGTCTCTTGCTCCAAGGCATCGAGCCCATCCTGATGACCGAACCGCGCTGGGCCGACGACGCCTCGCCCGACGGCCTCGGCCGCAATCCGAACCTCCAGCTCGAACCCTACATCCAGGCATGCCGACAGGTTGCCGACGCCACCGGCGTGGCACTCGTCGATCACTACGCCCACTGGACCGAGGCCAGGGCAAACGGCCAGAACCTCCGAGACTGGACGACCGACGGCCTTCACCCCAACCCTCGCGGCCATCAGGAACTGGCCAATCTCATGATGCCCGCGCTTGAACGGTTGCTTGAGTCTCCCCCAATCATCCCCTTCGAAACGCAGCTCCAGACGGTCCTGGAGCACGACGACGGCCAGTTTCTCTGGTATCACCCGAGGGCCACCATCCTTCCCCCCTCAGACGATCATCAGCGTCCGAATGTTCTCATCACCTTGCAACAACACTTGCACACCTCCGACCATTACTCCGGCCTCAGCATGCTCACCAGCACCGACCTCGGCCAGACCTGGGCCGGCCCCGAACCGGTCAAGGAACTCGACTGGATCCGCGAGCCGGAAGGGGTGGATGTGGCCGTCGCCGATGTCACGCCCATGTTGCACCCGCCATCGGGCAAGGTGATCGCCGTGGGGGCTCAGGTCCGCTACAGCGCGACCGGCGAACAACTCGAAGATCAGCCCCGGGCCCATCAGACCGCTTTTGCCGTTTTCGACCCCGAAACAGGCGAGTGGACCCACTGGCAACGCCTGGAAATGCCCGACGACCCCTTCTTCAACTTCGCCCGCAGCGCCTGTGCTCAGTTCGTGATCGAGGACGACGGAACCGTTCTCTTGCCCTTTTACATCGGTCGATCGGCCGGAGAGCCTTTCAGCGTCATCGTGGTTCGCTGTGCCTTCGACGGCGAAAGCCTCTCCTACCGAGAACACGGGAACATTCTCGCACTCGATCAGGCTCGCGGGCTGTACGAGCCCTCCTTGATCCGCTGTGCCGACCGTTACTATCTCACGATTCGCAACGACCTCAAAGGATACGCCAGTGTCAGCTCCGATGGTCTGAACTACCGCCCAGCCAAGGCCTGGACCTTCGACGACGGCACCGACCTCGGCAGCTACAACACGCAACAGCACTGGCTGACGCATCAAGGAGGTCTGTTCCTCGTTTACACCCGTCGCGGCGCCGACAACGACCACATCATGCGGCACCGCGCCCCGCTGTTCCTCGCCCAGGTCGATCCCGATTTGCTCCAGGTCATTCGCAGGACCGAGCGCGTGATCATCCCTGAGCGCGGCGGCGAACTCGGCAATTTCGGCGCGAACGCCATCAGCGACCGCGAGTCCTGGGTCACCGTCTCCGAGGGTGTCTGGAACGAGGACGCTCGACGCCGAGGGGCCACCGGCGCCCTGTTCATCGGCCGCGTCCTTTGGGGCGATCCGGCCGCCGACTCCCCCACCCCTTGA
- a CDS encoding neutral/alkaline non-lysosomal ceramidase N-terminal domain-containing protein has protein sequence MMRLASVCGGMGCLVAAMLVYPYSVIAEEDAGPDSWNVGVARVVITPKEDVWLAGYGTKRVPDGKLHDLWAKAICLEDVDGNRAVLITSDFQGVPKGMSDRVFDRLNERFGIERHQVMLTFSHNHCGPRLGEDLVDYYPVEEEQVARVERYTEEMVGTLVNLVGDSIQSLAPAMLKTGQGTATFAVNRRNNAEAEVPAMIERGEPLAGPVDHSVPVLTVERPDGALAAVLFGYACHPTTLSFTTWCGDYPGFAQLELERLYPGTAAMFVNTCGGDQNPLPRRSVELCERYGNELANAVEETLQHPLEPIAPILRTAFEMVDLPYLEVVTRDQLSERLTDSNAIRSRWAARLLAKLDAGEQFESAYPYPVHAWRMGEDTLMIGMGAETVVDYALRFKREYGSKTWVCGYVDDMIAYIPSRRVWEEGGYEGGSFLYEYGRPAFRWAGDVEDRIAATVERLVSEVRE, from the coding sequence ATGATGCGCCTTGCGAGTGTTTGTGGCGGAATGGGCTGCCTGGTGGCGGCGATGCTGGTTTATCCGTACTCGGTCATCGCGGAGGAGGACGCAGGCCCCGACTCGTGGAACGTGGGAGTTGCTCGGGTTGTGATCACGCCAAAGGAGGACGTCTGGCTTGCCGGTTACGGCACGAAGCGGGTTCCCGACGGGAAACTGCACGACCTGTGGGCCAAGGCGATCTGTCTGGAAGATGTCGACGGCAATCGGGCCGTGCTGATCACGTCCGATTTTCAAGGGGTGCCGAAGGGGATGAGCGATCGGGTGTTCGATCGCCTGAACGAGCGGTTCGGAATCGAGCGTCATCAGGTCATGCTGACCTTCTCGCATAATCATTGTGGGCCTCGACTGGGGGAAGACCTGGTGGATTACTACCCGGTTGAGGAGGAACAGGTTGCGCGGGTCGAGCGTTATACCGAGGAGATGGTTGGAACCCTGGTCAACCTGGTGGGTGACTCGATTCAATCGCTGGCCCCGGCGATGCTGAAGACAGGGCAGGGAACGGCGACCTTTGCGGTGAACCGCCGGAACAATGCGGAAGCCGAGGTGCCCGCCATGATCGAGCGCGGCGAACCACTGGCCGGGCCGGTCGATCATTCGGTGCCGGTCTTGACCGTCGAACGACCCGATGGCGCTCTTGCTGCCGTGCTGTTCGGGTATGCCTGTCACCCGACAACCTTGAGCTTCACAACCTGGTGCGGTGATTATCCCGGGTTTGCGCAGCTTGAGCTGGAACGGTTGTATCCCGGGACCGCGGCGATGTTCGTCAATACGTGCGGGGGGGATCAGAACCCCCTGCCCCGTCGATCGGTCGAGCTTTGCGAGCGCTACGGCAACGAACTGGCCAACGCGGTCGAGGAGACCCTTCAACACCCGCTCGAACCCATTGCGCCGATTCTTCGGACAGCGTTCGAGATGGTCGATCTGCCGTATCTCGAAGTAGTGACCCGCGACCAATTGAGCGAACGATTGACTGATTCGAACGCGATCCGCTCCCGGTGGGCGGCTCGGCTACTGGCAAAGCTGGACGCGGGGGAGCAGTTCGAATCGGCATACCCCTATCCCGTTCATGCCTGGCGAATGGGTGAGGACACGCTGATGATTGGAATGGGAGCCGAGACGGTGGTGGATTACGCCCTTCGGTTCAAGCGGGAATACGGCTCGAAGACGTGGGTGTGCGGATACGTCGATGATATGATCGCCTATATTCCCTCACGGCGGGTCTGGGAAGAAGGCGGATATGAGGGGGGATCGTTTTTGTATGAGTATGGGCGGCCCGCGTTTCGATGGGCGGGCGATGTCGAGGACCGGATCGCGGCGACGGTGGAGCGGCTGGTGAGCGAGGTGAGGGAGTGA